A single window of Balaenoptera acutorostrata chromosome X, mBalAcu1.1, whole genome shotgun sequence DNA harbors:
- the LOC103020150 gene encoding LOW QUALITY PROTEIN: transcription elongation factor A protein-like 5 (The sequence of the model RefSeq protein was modified relative to this genomic sequence to represent the inferred CDS: inserted 1 base in 1 codon; deleted 1 base in 1 codon), which produces MEKVYRENEGKPENEGNPDNEGKSKDAVDTEDEGKSDEEEKPEVEGKSEHEQELQNEGRPEDEGQPEDEGKREKQGKSEAEGKPHGEGKLESQAKPESQPRAAEKCPAEDYVPRKAKRKTERGMDDSPKDYQDNLQXRHLGSEEMMRECADMSRAQEELRKRQKMGGFHWMQTDVQDPFTQGANGVSGE; this is translated from the exons ATGGAGAAGGTCtacagagaaaatgaaggaaagccAGAAAATGAAGGAAACCCAGACAATGAGGGAAAGTCAAAAGATGCAGTAGATACAGAAGATGAAGGAAAGTCAGATGAGGAAGAAAAGCCAGAAGTGGAGGGGAAGTCAGAACATGAGCAGGAGCTCCAGAATGAGGGACGGCCAGAAGACGAGGGACAGCCAGAAGATGAGGGGAAGCGAGAAAAGCAGGGCAAGTCCGAAGCTGAGGGAAAACCACACGGTGAGGGCAAGCTGGAATCCCAGGCAAAGCCAGAGAGTCAGCCGCGGGCTGCCGAAAAGTGCCCCGCTGAAGACTATGTGCCCcggaaagcaaaaagaaaaacggagaggGGGATGGATGATTCCCCCAAGGACTATCAGGACAACTTAC GAAGGCATCTGGGCAGTGAGGAGATGATGAGAGAATGTGCAGATATGTCAAGGGCTCAGGAAGAGttaaggaaaagacagaaaatgggTGGTTTTCATTGGATGCAAACAGATGTACAGGATCCATTCACC CAAGGGGCCAACGGCGTGTCAGGGGAATGA
- the LOC102998004 gene encoding 60S ribosomal protein L31-like, producing the protein MAPAKKGSEKKGRSEINEAVTREYTINIHKHIHGVSFKKHAPRALKEIRKFAMKVMGTPDVHIDTRLNKAVWAKGIRNAPYCICVQLSRKHNEDEDSPNKLYTLVTCVPVKSFKNLQLMWMRTNV; encoded by the coding sequence ATGGCTCCCGCAAAGAAGGGCAGTGAGAAGAAGGGCCGGTCTGAAATCAATGAGGCAGTGACCAGAGAATACACTATCAACATTCACAAACACATCCATGGAGTGAGTTTCAAGAAGCATGCCCCTCGGGCACTCAAAGAAATACGGAAATTTGCCATGAAGGTTATGGGAACTCCAGATGTACACATTGACACCAGACTCAACAAAGCTGTCTGGGCCAAAGGAATAAGGAATGCCCCATACTGTATCTGTGTGCAGTTGTCCAGAAAACATAATGAAGATGAAGATTCACCAAACAAGCTCTATACATTGGTTACCTGTGTACCTGTCAAGAGTTTCAAAAATCTACAGTTAATGTGGATGAGAACTAACGTCTGA
- the LOC130706525 gene encoding protein BEX1-like isoform X1: MPPAAWRLATENGLRVEVSRRRTCSKNREEQETARIGPGAMTSKEEQAVKNLYMENANQENENKDEKGQDANKGEPFALPLEAGEYCVPRGNRRRFRVRQPILQYRWDMTQRLEEPQARMREENMERIGEEVRQLMENLREKQLSHSLWAVSMDPPHHDHHDEFCLMP; this comes from the exons ATGCCCCCTGCGGCCTGGCGTTTGGCCACAGAAAACG GTCTGCGAGTGGAAGTGTCGCGGCGGCGCACTTGCAGCAAGAATCGGGAGGAGCAGGAGACCGCGAGGATAGGCCCAG GAGCAATGACGTCCAAAGAGGAACAAGCAGTAAAAAATCTCTACATGGAAAATGCCAACCAGGAGAATGAAAACAAGGATGAAAAGGGGCAGGATGCTAATAAAGGAGAGCCCTTCGCCCTCCCTTTGGAAGCTGGTGAATATTGTGTACCTAGAGGAAATCGTAGGAGGTTCCGTGTTAGGCAGCCCATCCTGCAGTATAGATGGGACATGACTCAGAGGCTTGAAGAGCCACAGGCAAGGATGAGAGAAGAGAATATGGAAAGGATtggggaggaggtgaggcagCTGATGGAAAATCTGAGGGAAAAGCAGTTGAGTCATAGTCTGTGGGCAGTTAGCATGGACCCCCCTCACCATGACCATCATGATGAGTTTTGCCTTATGCCTTGA
- the LOC130706525 gene encoding protein BEX1-like isoform X2 gives MTSKEEQAVKNLYMENANQENENKDEKGQDANKGEPFALPLEAGEYCVPRGNRRRFRVRQPILQYRWDMTQRLEEPQARMREENMERIGEEVRQLMENLREKQLSHSLWAVSMDPPHHDHHDEFCLMP, from the coding sequence ATGACGTCCAAAGAGGAACAAGCAGTAAAAAATCTCTACATGGAAAATGCCAACCAGGAGAATGAAAACAAGGATGAAAAGGGGCAGGATGCTAATAAAGGAGAGCCCTTCGCCCTCCCTTTGGAAGCTGGTGAATATTGTGTACCTAGAGGAAATCGTAGGAGGTTCCGTGTTAGGCAGCCCATCCTGCAGTATAGATGGGACATGACTCAGAGGCTTGAAGAGCCACAGGCAAGGATGAGAGAAGAGAATATGGAAAGGATtggggaggaggtgaggcagCTGATGGAAAATCTGAGGGAAAAGCAGTTGAGTCATAGTCTGTGGGCAGTTAGCATGGACCCCCCTCACCATGACCATCATGATGAGTTTTGCCTTATGCCTTGA